A part of Melittangium boletus DSM 14713 genomic DNA contains:
- a CDS encoding ABC transporter permease has translation MMRALLIARRELGASLRTFQGYLIIALVLAVDGLLFNAYALGGVSKRSSEVVSLFFLFSSGTTMVASVFISMRLLAEERQTGTLSLLYSSPVKDHEIVLGKFLGAFAFLALLTLATVFMPLLVRVHGRLSLGHIAAGYLGLLLLGGASLAIGTLGSALARNQVLAAVFSGCMLVALLTCWWLARITEQPLSDVFGALALWNQHFQPFQVGVVHVRDVVYYLLVTYVFLFAATRVLEARRWR, from the coding sequence ATGATGCGCGCCCTGCTCATCGCGCGCCGGGAACTGGGGGCCTCGCTGCGCACCTTCCAGGGCTACCTCATCATCGCCCTGGTGCTGGCGGTGGATGGGCTGCTCTTCAACGCCTACGCCCTGGGCGGCGTGAGCAAGCGCTCCTCGGAGGTGGTGTCGCTCTTCTTCCTGTTCTCCAGCGGCACCACGATGGTGGCCTCGGTCTTCATCTCCATGCGGCTGCTGGCCGAGGAGCGGCAGACGGGCACGCTGTCCCTGCTGTACTCCTCGCCGGTGAAGGACCATGAGATCGTCCTGGGCAAGTTCCTCGGGGCGTTCGCCTTCCTGGCGCTGCTGACGCTGGCCACGGTGTTCATGCCGCTGCTGGTGCGGGTGCATGGCAGGCTGTCGCTGGGTCATATCGCCGCGGGCTATCTGGGGCTGCTCCTGTTGGGCGGCGCGTCGCTGGCCATTGGCACGCTGGGCTCGGCGCTCGCGCGCAATCAGGTGCTGGCCGCCGTGTTCTCCGGGTGCATGCTGGTGGCGCTGCTCACCTGCTGGTGGCTCGCGCGCATCACCGAGCAACCCCTGTCGGACGTCTTCGGTGCGCTGGCGCTGTGGAACCAGCACTTCCAACCCTTCCAGGTGGGCGTGGTGCACGTGCGGGACGTCGTCTACTACCTGCTCGTCACCTATGTGTTCCTCTTCGCCGCCACGCGGGTGCTCGAGGCACGGAGGTGGCGATGA
- a CDS encoding ABC transporter ATP-binding protein codes for MIHVEGLTKYYGERAAIRDLAFDIGRGEVVGFLGLNGAGKSTTLRILGCVLLPTSGRAVVEGHDVVANPHEVRQRIGFLPDTPPLYDEMDVGRFLAFVARLRGVSSRQVAARVAEAEEKTGLREVDSAPISSLSHGYRQRVGVAQALVHRPALLLLDEPGSGLDPQQMVEMRALLRGLRGDHTVLVSSHLLPEISQTCDRLLIIKDGELAAQGTEEELARRWGGSGFIEVEVRGARERAVGVLEAWGRVRVLAEAHGVVTLQVEASAERRPQVARAVVDAGLELLRLDRGVEKLESLFLRLTRGAEEASP; via the coding sequence ATGATCCACGTGGAGGGGCTGACCAAGTACTACGGAGAACGGGCGGCCATCCGGGACCTCGCTTTCGACATCGGGCGGGGCGAGGTCGTCGGCTTCCTGGGACTCAATGGCGCGGGCAAGTCCACCACGCTGCGCATCCTCGGCTGCGTGTTGCTGCCCACGTCGGGGCGGGCGGTCGTCGAGGGACATGACGTGGTGGCGAATCCGCACGAGGTGCGCCAGCGCATCGGCTTCCTGCCGGACACGCCGCCGCTCTACGACGAGATGGACGTGGGCCGCTTCCTCGCCTTCGTGGCGCGACTGCGGGGCGTGTCCTCGCGGCAGGTGGCCGCCCGGGTCGCGGAGGCCGAGGAGAAGACGGGCCTGCGCGAGGTGGACTCGGCGCCTATCTCCTCGCTCAGCCATGGATACCGGCAGCGGGTGGGGGTGGCGCAGGCGCTCGTGCACCGGCCGGCGTTGCTCCTGCTCGACGAGCCCGGCAGTGGGTTGGATCCCCAGCAGATGGTGGAGATGCGCGCGCTGCTGCGCGGCCTTCGGGGCGACCACACGGTGCTCGTCTCCAGCCACCTGCTGCCGGAGATCAGCCAGACGTGTGACCGGCTCTTGATCATCAAGGACGGGGAACTCGCGGCGCAGGGGACCGAGGAGGAACTGGCCCGGCGGTGGGGCGGGAGCGGCTTCATCGAGGTGGAGGTGCGGGGTGCTCGCGAACGGGCGGTGGGGGTCCTCGAGGCCTGGGGCCGGGTGCGGGTGCTGGCCGAGGCGCACGGCGTGGTGACGCTCCAGGTGGAGGCGTCGGCGGAGCGGCGGCCCCAGGTGGCGCGGGCGGTGGTGGACGCGGGCCTGGAGTTGCTGCGGTTGGACCGGGGCGTGGAGAAGCTCGAATCGCTCTTCCTGCGGCTGACCCGGGGCGCGGAGGAGGCCTCGCCATGA
- a CDS encoding (2Fe-2S)-binding protein yields MSIHLKLNGTERELDVDPEMPLLWAIRDVLGLTGTKYGCGQALCGACVVHLDGEAVRACVTPVSRAEGRNVTTIEGLSPDGSHPLQKAWVELAVPQCGFCQAGQIMTAAALLAKKPQPSDTEIDQSMSGNLCRCGTYTRIRCAIKKAAGVPCE; encoded by the coding sequence ATGAGCATCCATTTGAAGTTGAACGGAACCGAGCGCGAGCTCGACGTCGACCCGGAGATGCCGCTGCTCTGGGCCATCCGCGATGTGCTCGGCTTGACGGGCACCAAGTACGGCTGCGGCCAGGCGCTGTGCGGCGCGTGCGTCGTGCACCTCGACGGGGAAGCCGTGCGCGCGTGCGTCACCCCCGTGAGCCGCGCCGAGGGCCGAAACGTCACCACGATCGAGGGGCTTTCCCCCGACGGCTCCCACCCCCTGCAGAAGGCCTGGGTGGAGCTCGCCGTGCCCCAGTGCGGCTTCTGCCAGGCCGGGCAGATCATGACCGCCGCGGCCCTGCTCGCGAAGAAGCCCCAGCCCAGCGACACGGAGATCGACCAATCGATGAGTGGCAACCTCTGCCGCTGCGGCACCTACACGCGCATCCGCTGCGCCATCAAGAAGGCCGCGGGGGTGCCCTGTGAGTGA
- a CDS encoding Isoquinoline 1-oxidoreductase subunit has protein sequence MSRRPEIIAATLAGAGALCTVLALACAGRGNVTPASTELLPPVPAQQLRTPDMFTRITSRPERSRALFLEASRVMLHPRCTNCHPAGDSPAQGELGQPHDPPVFRGAADQGVPGLECTSCHQDKNLAHARVPGAPKWHLAPRSMAWVGLTPHALCEQLKDRKRNGDKSLEQIIEHSAHDELVAWGWAPGWDRVPAPGTQEQFGALIAAWVQDGAECPTEEARP, from the coding sequence ATGAGTCGTCGCCCGGAAATAATCGCCGCCACGCTGGCGGGAGCGGGTGCGTTGTGCACCGTGCTCGCGCTGGCGTGCGCGGGCCGAGGGAACGTCACCCCGGCCAGCACCGAACTCCTGCCACCCGTGCCCGCCCAGCAGTTGCGCACCCCGGACATGTTCACGCGCATCACCTCGCGTCCCGAACGCTCCCGCGCCCTCTTCCTGGAAGCGAGCCGCGTGATGCTCCACCCGCGCTGCACCAACTGCCACCCCGCGGGGGACTCGCCCGCGCAGGGAGAGCTGGGACAGCCGCATGATCCACCCGTCTTCCGGGGCGCCGCCGACCAGGGCGTGCCCGGCCTCGAGTGCACCTCCTGCCACCAGGACAAGAACCTCGCGCACGCGCGCGTGCCGGGAGCACCCAAGTGGCACCTCGCGCCGCGCTCCATGGCGTGGGTGGGGCTCACACCGCACGCGCTGTGCGAGCAACTCAAGGACCGCAAGCGCAACGGAGACAAGAGCCTGGAGCAGATCATCGAGCACTCCGCGCATGATGAACTCGTCGCGTGGGGATGGGCGCCGGGTTGGGACCGGGTTCCCGCGCCCGGCACGCAAGAACAATTCGGAGCACTGATCGCCGCCTGGGTACAGGACGGCGCCGAGTGCCCGACCGAGGAGGCACGGCCATGA
- a CDS encoding Gldg family protein, which yields MKPTSWVSAGYGVALGALFLGERVAGGGRERLVLSGGGGVLLGLALGWSLARTRRASGDWRTLERWRLGLFLLGALGVGLYFFQAEGAVRVLGAGWKQKLPLLRSALGVLFPVALTLSLLPLGWVELAVGGMARAPVLELGRVRSALRSGLGLAFALVFAFSSQYVATRMDVSWDLAYFRTARPGEATRGLVRGLQAPVEVTLFFPPANDVRQAVEQYLRELSRESPLLHIEVLDQAVEPGRARELGVGENGSVVFTRDARHERLKLPLDLGTARSALQRLDEEVFRRLREVSRPRRVLYLTAGHGERGLRAQAATALEGARPGLSRLEDWLRVLNVEVRPLGVAEGLGTDVPRDAAVVAMVGPEREPSPEELAALRRYVERGGRLWLALEPDGPGLDALLEPWGLRSSRVPLANEQRYLRWSHQRGDRAHLVTTGFSTHASVATLASLGGDASVVFSGATALEPLPPLPRGVSLDVAVKASPETFQDANRDFTPDADEPRRAWPLVVAWEKVRPGAAAARMVVMGDADVMTDDAPRGYGNAYLLVDTVLWLLGEEELAGVLSNEEDVPVQHTRRQDGVWFYSAVFLAPALVLGVGGLVTRRRSRRRAR from the coding sequence ATGAAGCCCACGTCCTGGGTGTCCGCGGGATACGGGGTGGCGCTTGGCGCCCTCTTCCTCGGAGAGCGGGTGGCGGGAGGTGGACGGGAACGGCTCGTGCTGAGCGGAGGCGGTGGGGTGCTCCTGGGGCTCGCGCTGGGCTGGAGTCTGGCGCGGACGCGGCGGGCCTCGGGGGACTGGCGGACGCTGGAGCGCTGGCGGCTGGGGCTCTTCCTGCTGGGGGCGCTGGGGGTGGGGCTCTACTTCTTCCAGGCCGAGGGCGCTGTCCGGGTGCTGGGCGCCGGGTGGAAGCAGAAGCTGCCCCTGCTTCGGAGCGCCCTGGGCGTGCTCTTCCCCGTGGCGCTGACCCTGTCGTTGTTGCCGCTCGGGTGGGTGGAGTTGGCGGTGGGTGGTATGGCGCGAGCGCCCGTGCTGGAGCTGGGACGGGTGCGCTCGGCGTTGCGCTCGGGGCTGGGGCTGGCCTTCGCGCTCGTCTTCGCGTTCTCCTCCCAGTACGTGGCCACCCGGATGGATGTGTCGTGGGACCTGGCGTACTTCCGCACCGCCCGGCCCGGCGAGGCCACGCGAGGGCTGGTGCGCGGGCTCCAGGCGCCCGTGGAGGTGACGCTCTTCTTTCCTCCCGCCAATGACGTGCGGCAGGCGGTGGAGCAGTACCTGCGAGAGCTCTCCCGCGAGTCGCCGCTCCTCCACATCGAGGTGTTGGATCAGGCGGTGGAGCCGGGCAGGGCCCGGGAGCTGGGCGTGGGGGAGAATGGCTCCGTGGTGTTCACCCGGGACGCGCGGCACGAGCGGTTGAAGCTGCCGCTGGACCTGGGAACCGCCCGCTCCGCGTTGCAGCGGTTGGACGAGGAGGTGTTCCGGCGGTTGCGCGAGGTGTCCCGGCCTCGTCGGGTGCTGTACTTGACGGCGGGGCATGGCGAGCGGGGCTTGAGGGCCCAGGCCGCCACGGCGCTGGAGGGCGCGCGGCCCGGCCTGTCCCGGCTGGAGGATTGGTTGCGCGTGCTCAACGTGGAAGTGCGCCCGCTGGGGGTGGCGGAGGGCCTGGGGACGGACGTCCCGCGCGACGCGGCCGTGGTGGCCATGGTGGGGCCCGAGCGAGAGCCATCACCCGAGGAGCTGGCCGCGCTGCGCCGGTACGTGGAGCGGGGAGGGCGGTTGTGGCTCGCGCTGGAGCCGGACGGGCCGGGCCTCGACGCGCTGCTGGAGCCCTGGGGGTTGAGGTCCTCGCGCGTCCCGCTGGCGAACGAGCAGCGCTACCTGCGGTGGAGCCACCAGCGCGGTGATCGTGCCCACCTGGTGACGACGGGCTTTTCCACGCATGCCTCGGTGGCCACCCTGGCCTCGCTGGGCGGTGACGCGTCGGTCGTCTTCTCGGGCGCGACGGCGTTGGAGCCCCTGCCTCCCCTGCCCAGGGGCGTGTCCCTGGATGTAGCGGTGAAGGCCTCTCCGGAGACGTTCCAGGACGCCAATCGGGACTTCACGCCCGACGCGGACGAGCCCCGGCGCGCCTGGCCGCTGGTGGTGGCGTGGGAAAAGGTCCGCCCGGGCGCGGCGGCCGCCCGCATGGTGGTCATGGGTGACGCGGACGTGATGACGGACGATGCCCCGCGGGGATACGGCAACGCGTACCTGTTGGTGGACACGGTGCTCTGGTTGTTGGGCGAGGAGGAGCTGGCCGGTGTCCTGTCGAACGAGGAGGACGTGCCGGTCCAGCACACCCGGCGTCAGGACGGAGTCTGGTTCTACTCGGCTGTCTTCCTCGCGCCCGCGCTGGTGTTGGGGGTGGGGGGGCTCGTGACGAGGCGGCGGAGCAGGAGGCGCGCGCGATGA
- a CDS encoding response regulator: MTHPAPDAPAPLVLIVDDYQDAREMYAEYLEFSGFRVAEARNGQEAVDQAFALRPSVILMDLSLPIMDGWEATRRLKGDDRTRAIPVVALTGHALDGHSREAQDAGCDAYVTKPCLPDALVREVRRVLKVAASSA, encoded by the coding sequence ATGACCCACCCCGCCCCGGACGCTCCGGCGCCCCTCGTGCTCATCGTCGATGACTACCAGGACGCCCGGGAGATGTACGCCGAGTACCTGGAGTTCTCCGGCTTCCGCGTGGCCGAGGCCCGTAACGGCCAGGAGGCGGTGGATCAGGCCTTCGCGCTGCGCCCCTCCGTCATCCTCATGGATCTGTCCCTGCCCATCATGGATGGCTGGGAGGCCACGCGTCGGCTCAAGGGAGATGACCGCACACGCGCCATTCCCGTGGTGGCCCTCACCGGGCATGCCCTGGACGGGCACTCGCGCGAGGCGCAGGACGCGGGCTGCGACGCCTACGTCACCAAGCCGTGCCTGCCGGATGCCCTGGTGCGCGAGGTCCGGCGCGTGCTCAAGGTCGCGGCCTCGTCGGCGTGA
- a CDS encoding sensor histidine kinase: protein MSSIAALTSPLPAPSPEARLAFSELLLGCDEARTCVEAAVAWLVRNAQVEQVLCLAPDESDSHCLVPLASSGMTGLEGFVLALHESRHPLVEALQWATPRWIPPGPFVPELPPSRSGLFTLSLGRAPPGAPPPGLLLVAPGGTELSPDVTWLATHLGAHLTRLYKGRQLTRLEAASSELAARVNAATEELATQNELLRRQAIQLEQASAAKSQFLANMSHELRTPLNAILGYTNMLLQGVNGELPAPQRRSLSRIDSNGRHLLEIINEILDITRIEAGRMPLHLSEFRLPELIQEVMSELDPIIVRSKLSVNATVDPHLPAIHSDRQKVKQIVVNLLSNALKFTHEGSIQVKTSYEVATTTLHISVKDTGIGIDPVHQEKIWDDFQQVDSSPTRAYGGTGLGLSICRRLATMLDGRVGLESSLGRGSTFTLYLPRCARRT, encoded by the coding sequence TTGTCATCCATCGCCGCCCTGACGTCACCGCTGCCCGCGCCGAGCCCCGAAGCGCGGCTCGCGTTCTCTGAGTTGTTGCTCGGGTGCGATGAAGCCAGGACGTGCGTGGAGGCCGCCGTGGCGTGGCTCGTGCGCAACGCCCAGGTCGAGCAGGTGCTGTGTCTCGCGCCCGACGAGTCGGACTCGCACTGCCTCGTGCCCTTGGCGTCCTCGGGCATGACGGGCCTGGAGGGCTTCGTGCTCGCCCTGCACGAGTCCCGGCACCCGCTGGTGGAGGCCCTCCAATGGGCCACGCCCCGGTGGATTCCACCAGGCCCGTTCGTCCCGGAGCTGCCTCCGTCCCGAAGCGGACTGTTCACCCTGTCGCTCGGCCGGGCCCCGCCGGGCGCGCCGCCTCCGGGACTGCTGCTCGTCGCGCCAGGGGGCACGGAGCTGTCGCCCGACGTGACGTGGCTGGCGACCCACCTGGGCGCGCACCTGACGCGGCTGTACAAGGGGCGGCAGCTCACGCGGCTCGAGGCCGCGTCCAGCGAGCTGGCCGCCCGGGTGAACGCCGCCACGGAGGAGCTGGCCACGCAGAACGAGCTCCTGCGCCGCCAGGCCATCCAGTTGGAGCAGGCGAGCGCCGCCAAGTCCCAGTTCCTCGCCAACATGAGCCACGAGCTGCGCACGCCGCTCAACGCCATCCTCGGCTACACCAACATGCTGCTGCAGGGCGTCAACGGCGAGCTGCCAGCGCCCCAGCGCCGCAGCCTCAGCCGCATCGACTCCAACGGGCGTCACCTCCTGGAAATCATCAACGAGATCCTCGACATCACCCGCATCGAGGCGGGCCGGATGCCGCTGCACCTGTCCGAGTTCCGCCTGCCCGAGCTCATCCAGGAGGTCATGTCGGAGCTGGATCCCATCATCGTGCGCTCCAAGCTGTCGGTGAACGCGACGGTGGATCCCCACCTGCCCGCCATCCACAGCGACCGGCAGAAGGTGAAGCAGATCGTCGTCAACCTGCTGTCCAACGCGCTCAAGTTCACGCACGAGGGCTCCATCCAGGTGAAGACCTCGTACGAAGTCGCGACGACCACGCTGCACATCTCCGTGAAGGACACCGGGATTGGCATCGATCCGGTCCATCAGGAGAAGATCTGGGACGACTTCCAGCAAGTGGACAGCTCCCCCACGCGTGCGTACGGCGGCACGGGGCTGGGCTTGTCCATCTGCCGCCGGCTGGCCACCATGCTCGATGGACGCGTCGGTCTGGAGAGCAGCCTGGGGCGCGGCTCGACCTTCACCCTCTACCTGCCCCGGTGCGCGAGGCGAACATGA
- a CDS encoding xanthine dehydrogenase family protein molybdopterin-binding subunit, whose translation MSETTPVEENPIRLSRRSFLEGLGLVAAGLALELTPTSASAAMPTAFPPLPDKGFRPNVYVHIAPDGLVTMVNHRSEMGQGVRSSLPVLIADELGADMARVKIVQGDGDKAYGDQNTDGSSSVRKIFDELRYVGATARTMLVAVAARRWGVPASTCEARDHAVFHKGSQRTLGFGELANDAAKLKVPERKNVTLRPRSELRHLGKELPLLDGPDIVTGRAQFGADIVLPGMLTAIIQRPPVAGGRVARHDATRALAVPGVKHVVELPAPKLPFAFQPLGGIAVVATNTWAAMKGSAALDITWEHGDNAVYDSEAYKQELTRVLDTEGKVVREAGDTHTVLATAQRRLTADYHSPHLAHAPMEPPAAVARFEGNRCEVWACTQNPQAARTEVARALGVDESQVTVHVTLLGGGFGRKSKPDYVAEAALVSRAVGAPVRVQWTREDDVRHDYYHSTSAQRLTAVLDDKGKLSAWHQRIAFPPIGSIFTGATYAGDSELNQGIVDLPLSIPNVRMENCEARAHTRIGWMRSVANIYHAFAVQSFIDEIAHARGTDPKATLLEVIGPPRIVTPKELGVETVRNYGQPLEQHPIDTARMHHVIERVTALSRWDTRKQEGRALGLAAHRSFLAYVAVVVSVVKDADERIRVDEAWIVADAGTIINHERVRAQMEGAVVFGLSLGLYGAITMKGGATEQGNFRDYRLARLAEVPRRIHVEVVPSEGPPCGVGEPGVPPVAPALANAVFALTGTRVRELPLVHSVRV comes from the coding sequence GTGAGTGAGACGACCCCCGTCGAGGAGAACCCCATCCGCCTGTCGCGCCGATCCTTCCTGGAAGGACTCGGACTGGTCGCCGCGGGCCTCGCGCTCGAGCTGACGCCCACGAGCGCGAGCGCCGCCATGCCCACGGCCTTCCCGCCCCTGCCCGACAAGGGCTTCCGGCCCAACGTCTACGTGCACATCGCGCCGGATGGGCTCGTGACGATGGTGAACCACCGCTCGGAGATGGGCCAGGGCGTGCGCAGCTCCCTGCCCGTGCTCATCGCGGACGAGCTCGGCGCCGACATGGCCCGGGTGAAGATCGTCCAGGGCGATGGCGACAAGGCCTACGGCGACCAGAACACGGACGGCTCGAGCAGCGTGCGCAAGATCTTCGACGAGCTGCGGTACGTGGGCGCCACCGCGCGCACCATGCTCGTCGCCGTGGCGGCCAGGCGCTGGGGCGTGCCCGCGAGCACGTGCGAGGCGCGCGACCACGCCGTGTTCCACAAGGGCAGCCAGCGCACGCTCGGCTTCGGAGAGCTGGCCAATGACGCCGCGAAGCTGAAGGTCCCCGAGCGCAAGAACGTCACGCTGAGGCCCCGCTCCGAGCTGCGCCACCTGGGCAAGGAGCTGCCGCTGCTGGACGGGCCGGACATCGTCACCGGGCGAGCCCAGTTCGGCGCGGACATCGTGCTGCCCGGCATGCTCACCGCCATCATCCAGCGTCCGCCCGTCGCCGGAGGCAGGGTCGCGCGCCACGACGCGACGCGCGCGCTCGCCGTGCCGGGCGTCAAACACGTGGTGGAGCTGCCCGCGCCCAAGCTGCCCTTCGCCTTCCAGCCGCTCGGGGGCATCGCCGTCGTGGCGACGAACACCTGGGCCGCGATGAAGGGCAGCGCGGCGCTCGACATCACCTGGGAGCATGGCGACAACGCCGTCTACGACTCGGAGGCGTATAAGCAGGAGCTCACGCGCGTCCTCGACACCGAGGGCAAGGTCGTGCGCGAGGCGGGTGACACCCATACGGTGCTCGCCACCGCTCAGCGCCGCCTCACGGCTGACTACCACTCGCCCCACCTGGCCCATGCCCCCATGGAGCCCCCCGCGGCGGTGGCTCGCTTCGAGGGCAACAGGTGCGAGGTCTGGGCCTGCACCCAGAATCCCCAGGCCGCTCGCACCGAGGTCGCCCGCGCGCTCGGCGTCGACGAGAGCCAGGTCACCGTCCACGTGACGCTGCTCGGCGGAGGCTTTGGCCGCAAGTCGAAGCCGGACTACGTGGCGGAGGCCGCCCTGGTGTCCCGCGCCGTGGGCGCTCCCGTGCGCGTGCAGTGGACGCGCGAGGACGACGTGCGCCACGACTACTACCACTCGACGAGCGCCCAGCGGCTCACGGCCGTGCTCGACGACAAGGGCAAGCTCTCGGCCTGGCATCAGCGCATCGCCTTCCCGCCCATCGGCTCCATCTTCACGGGCGCCACGTACGCGGGCGACAGCGAGCTGAACCAGGGCATCGTCGACCTGCCGCTCTCCATCCCCAACGTCCGCATGGAGAACTGCGAGGCGCGCGCACACACCCGCATCGGCTGGATGCGCTCGGTGGCCAACATCTACCACGCGTTCGCCGTGCAGAGCTTCATCGACGAGATCGCCCATGCGCGCGGGACGGACCCCAAGGCCACACTCCTGGAGGTCATCGGCCCGCCGCGCATCGTGACGCCCAAGGAGCTGGGCGTGGAGACGGTGCGCAACTACGGCCAGCCGCTCGAGCAGCACCCGATCGACACCGCGCGCATGCACCACGTCATCGAGCGCGTGACGGCCCTGTCCCGCTGGGACACCCGAAAGCAGGAGGGCCGAGCCCTGGGACTCGCCGCGCACCGCAGCTTCCTCGCCTACGTGGCGGTGGTGGTGTCGGTGGTGAAGGACGCGGACGAGCGCATCCGCGTGGACGAGGCGTGGATCGTCGCGGACGCGGGCACCATCATCAACCATGAGCGGGTGCGCGCGCAGATGGAGGGCGCCGTGGTGTTCGGCCTGAGCCTGGGCCTCTATGGCGCCATCACCATGAAGGGCGGCGCCACCGAGCAGGGCAACTTCCGCGACTACCGCCTGGCGCGTCTGGCCGAGGTGCCCCGCCGCATCCACGTCGAGGTGGTTCCCAGCGAGGGCCCGCCCTGTGGGGTCGGCGAGCCCGGCGTACCGCCCGTCGCCCCCGCGCTCGCCAACGCCGTCTTCGCGCTCACGGGTACCCGCGTGCGCGAACTGCCGCTCGTCCACTCCGTCCGCGTCTGA